From the genome of Tenrec ecaudatus isolate mTenEca1 chromosome 1, mTenEca1.hap1, whole genome shotgun sequence:
TCCATGAACAGGTGCAAGGTGGGGACCCCACCAGGACCACAGGGAGAGTACCCGGCACCCAGCCCAAGGATGGATTCGGGGACTGGCTGTCCTGTGCACACACGTGCCCCTGGGGTCTGAGGCTTGGGCTTAGCATCCCACCGCACCCCACTTGCCAGGGCTCTGCACTGGCTTGGGTCCAGTAAAGCCTGCCCCTGCCTCCCAGCCCCCCCGGCTCCCCTCCTGCATCCAGACTCAAGGTTGCCCTTCCACTGGCAGCACGGGCAGCACCACCTAGTTAGAGCTGAGGCCAACCCTGCAGTCTCTTTCCTCTTGGTCTGGTCCCAGCGCTCGTCAGGGCTCTGCTGCTGGAGGCCTCCGTCTTACGCTCGGGCCCTGGCCTTCGGTGCTCAGagctggggcaggaggaggctccCGGGAGCCTAGagtggagaggagggaggacaagcCGAGGGCTTTGGTGGGTTGGGAGGAGGTTGCTGACGCAGGAGAGGAGGGCTATTCCAAACCCAGAGCTTGAGCCCCACGCAGGGACGGGAGCTCCGGCTGTtggtggggctggagaagggCAGTGGAAAGACTCCAGGAACGCTGGGCTGGGAAGGGGGCGGGGACAGGGATGGGGTGGGCCCTCGGCCtgacctccctcccctctccccaggtgtacCCCCCTAGCTCAGGTGACGACTACAGCAGAGACACCGCTGCCTACCCAGCTGCCAAGACCCCCAGCAGCGCCTACCCTGCCCCCTTCTACATGGCTGGTGCGTGAATCCTTGCTGGAGCGGGGcagatggggtgggggtaggtatGGGCTCACCTGTCTATTCACCACCCTCCTCTCCGCAGATGGCAGCCTACACCCTTCGGCTGAGCTCTGGGGCCCCCCCGGCCAGGCGGGCTTTGGGCCCATGTTGGGCGGCACCTCGTCCCCGCTGCCCCTTCCGCCTGCGGGCGGCAGCACCTCCTCTGGTGGCAGCGGCCCGTTTGGTGGCTTGCACCAGCATGAGCGCATGGTAGGGCCCCCAAAGGGCAAGCgggctggggcaggctgcccTCGGGCCCTCGTATCTCCTAACCTCCTTCCCTCAGGGGTACCCGCTACATGGAGCAGAGGGCAATGGTGGGCTGCCACCTGTGTCCAGCTTCGCGGCCCCCGGAGCTACCTACGGCAACGTCACCAGCCACACGCCCCCCGTCAGTGGGGCCGACAGCCTCCTGGGTATGGcccgcccctccccaccaccctgctGGGTCCCTGGGCTGCCCTGCACATGGGGATGAGGCTCCTAAAATCAGCTAGCTTCAGGACTGAGCATCCGTCAGCTGGGGCCTCCTCTCCTCACCCACAGGCTCACGGGGTACCACGGCGGGCAGCTCTGGGGACGCACTCGGGAAGGCGCTGGCCTCTGTGAGTCTTGGGTGAAGGGGTGGTAGCGGGACTGACCGGTTGGGGACCTTTGGAGGCTGCCACTGACCACCGGCTGCTTGTGTCCCATCCCCATCACAGATCTACTCCCCGGATCCCTCCAGCAACAACTTCTCCTCCAGTCCCTCGACACCCGTGGGCTCCCCGCAGGGCCTGACAGGTGTGTGAGTGAGGGGCAGCACTGCTGgagatgggagggggtggggaaaggtgTCTGGTGCCTGTAGCTGGGCCAACATGGGGGTGATAGCCTCCTTGTCCTGACAGGACTGCTGCCTGGAGGTGGTGGCTTCTGAGCTGGGGGGTGGCCAGGGCTCTCAGCTGGACTGCTGCCAGCATGTTCATGTCTTAGAACTTGGGCATCACTTAAAATACATACCCTGTGCTTGCCTCTGGCTAGGGGCCATGCCAGCTGACACCGAGTGCCCTGGGCATAGCAGTTGGGAGCTGGAGGTGTCTGGAAGTGCTCTcagtctcacccccacccccccaccccccggcttcCCTGCTCGCTGTGGAAGTCCAGAGCAGGCCTTAGCCAAGTAGATGGCTCCCCGCTCTACTCTGAACTGCCAGGCCTCTCAGGGAAGGGGATGGGGATGGCAGGGTGAGGGAGTGTGTACAGATGGGGACACAGACTTCTTagcagggtgggaggtgggatttGAACCCCTGCCCTGTGGCTGAGAATAGCTTTGCAGGGGGCGGGCACCCCCTTGTGGCCATGCTGGGCATCTCCGGCCCCTCGGTCCCCACGCACCACCACCCCGCACTTCTGGGAGGCTAGTGCTGTGGGCGGGTGTCGGGCCGCTAGCACaagttcggcagttcaaacccggaAGCAAGATGAAGCTGTTTGCCCTGCAAATATGTAGGAACCCTGGGAGGCCTGTCCTGAGTCGCTGTGCGTCCAGGTAGACTGGACGGCGCTGGGTTTTTGCTGCTGCACACCCTGGTCAGTGAGGGCCTGGGGGGCGTTGCCTCCCCTTCACAACCCCCGTCCCCTGCAGGAAGTTCCCAGTGGCCCCGAGCAGGGGCTCCCGGTGCCTTATCGCCCAGCTATGATGGGGGTCTCCATGGCCTGGTGAGTGCTCCTGACCCTAGGACCACCTGAAggaggggatggggatggggtgtTCCACGCGGTGTGTGCCCTGGAGGTGGGATGGCTGTGATTGGGAGGTAGCTGTGGGGGTCCCTGGTGACAGAATGTTATACAATACAGGCCAATAAAATAGATGTCCAAATAGATGTCCCTTGGTCTGAAAACTCTTCATTGAAGCATTGGTGGGGGGGACAGGGTGTGAGCCAGGCCACGTCTGCCAGTCCATGAACAGTGGCTGCCTACTGCCTGAGTGCAGAGGGGCTGTGCAGGGTCCCGGTGTCCACCCTGACTGCCCCTCCCACCGGCAGCAGAACAAGCTGGAGGACCACTTGGACGAGGCCATCCACGTGCTGCGCAGCCACGCCGTGGGCACGGCCAGTGACGTCCATGGGATGTTGCCTGGCCCCGGGACCATGGCCCCTGGCTTCCCCGGCCCTGTCATGCCACTAGGCGGCCGACACGCCAGTCTGGTGAGCACTGAACAGTGGGGCAGGTTGGTAGGGCATGTGCCAGGCTCAGGAAGCCCCCCAGTGCTGACACGTGCAACCCCCAGGTTGGAggcagccactctgaggacagCCTCGCGGGCAGTGCTGGCCTGCTCCACAACCACGTGGGCCTCCCCAGCCAGCCCGGAGCCCTCCCGGACCTCTCTCGGCCGCCCGACTCCTACAGCGGTAAGTGCTTGTGTAGGGGCTTCTGGGGGTTGTGGGGCAGGCTCTGTGGACATCACCAGGTGCACGGGGTTTGCTGTCCAGGGGAGGAGCCAGAAGGGAACTCGGCTAGAGGGTCCCTAAAAGAGGGAGTGGTGACATGTTGGGTGAGatcaggggcagggctgggtccAGTCTAGATGAGGCCTGGGTGAAGGTTAGGGGCGACATTAGGGTGAGGGcctgggtgagggttaggggttagttccTGGGCCCCCTGCTCCATGGTTAGTGCCTATTGCTCTGAAGAGTCCTTCATCACACGTGGCGTAACCAGGTCCTGTGCTTGGGGCCCTGAGCACCACCCCATGGTGCAGGTCGCCTGCGAGTGCCCACAGACCGCCGCAGGGTTCCtgtgagagagacacacacacacacacacacaccacccctgcCCTATAATCATTGTAGAACACACAGACCCCACACCCCCTATAATCATTGTAGAGTAAACCAGGTGCGCAGACACACAGCCCTGACACCAGCTCAGGTTCTTTCCAAGGCCAGCACCTGTTTGATCTGCCTGAGTCCTGAGCAGCACTAGGACAGGATGCATGTCACACGGCTCAGACCAGAACAGAGCCTCTCGCCCCTGCGTCCTGCCCTCGGGACACTGCGTCACCCGCACATCCCATGTGACGTAGTGGCAGGTTGCACGGTCTCCCCCTCAGAGCCAACCCGGGGTTCAGACCTTGGAGCCAAAGGGACCAGTGGTTGGTcctggtggggggttggggggaccgCCTTCCTGCTGCCTCTGTGCCACCTGACACCACTGGTGGCCAAAGTTGGGTCTTCCATGTGGACGCACCTGCTTGTGCCGCTAACTGTTGTCATGTGGAGCCCCTGGTGACCAATAGGCCAGTCGGTCTTTTCACTGACTGAGTGACCTTACAACCCCCTGCCATCGACCCACTTCCAGCCCATCGTGACTTTATATAAGGCTTTCAATCTCTTGGGGTACAGACAGTCCAATCCTAATTTTATCCTGaggacaggctggtgggtttcaactggtcCACTTGTTCCACAAATCCACCAGAGCATTTAAGGTGGTCGGATTTGGGGCGGCCCTTTCTGCCTTCTGGGATGATACGCGTTGTTATATAAAGTGGTTGTACTCTCAGACCACCCAGGAGCCGCGTTCTACGTGTTCAGCTGCTCTGGCTGCCCACCTGATGGTGTAAGGTGACTGGTGGTCTGTGGAGCTGTTTCTCCTCTTACTGGTCTGCAGTCCGTAtccgtggagccctggtgacctgcGGTTATGCATCGGCTGCAGTTGGCAGGGTCATTGGTtccaaccccagctgctctgcggggcaAAGAACTGGGCTTTCTCCAGAAAGCGTTCTTGTGAGGGGCCATCGAGCTGGCTCCAGCCCAGGGCGACCTATGCACCACAACActtcccggtcctgtgccatcctcacagtggttcctgtgcccattgatgcagccaccgcgTCCGTCCATTCACTGCCCTTGCAGCTTATCAgacatgaccttctccagggtctggtctctcctgacaacatctccaAACTGTGTAAGATGAATTCTTGCtatccctgcctccaaggagcactctggctggacttctccaagacagatccatGTGTCCTGTgggactttcagtgttcttctctgGCCCCACAGCTCAAATGCATCCCTTCTTcctcggtcttccttactcagtgtccatccAACTGTCACGTGCATAGGAGGCTGAGGAGATcgtcatggctggggtcagacgcacctcagtcctcaaaggaacatccttgctcttcaacacgctAAGGAGTTCCTGTGCAGCAGGTTGACTTAAAGCAACGCATCTTTggctcccttgactgctgcttccatgagcgttgactgtggatccaactaagaaaacccttgacaacttcaacctattctccattcatcatgacgttacctattggtccctgtcttcttaacattgagttgcaatccaccctggaagctgcgatccttgatcttcatccacaaatgtttcaagtcctcctcactttcagcaagcaaggaaggTGTCTTCTGCAAATCACGGGTTGtcagtgagccttcctccagccccGCTGCCACACTCTTCGTCTAACGCAGCCCATGTGAtggttttctcagcatataggTGGAACAAGTACGCTGAGAGGACACCATCCGAATGCAcacctttctggattttcagtcacGCAGGAGTCACTTGTTCCACTGCCTCTTGAACCAGGTTCAAGTGCctcatgggcacaatgaagtgttctggaaatccccTGCTTCTCAGTCAAATCCCTTTGCGTAGACAATgaaacaagtcaacatctttctggtgttctctgctctgagccaaggtccatctggcatcagcaacgaTACccctgttccacgtcctcttctgaatcaggcctgaattctgacagctccctgtcaatggactgctgcaaccattgttggatgatcttcagcaaaattccacTTGTGTGTGATAGCGACAAACttcgttctatagtttgagcattctgatgGGTCTCTAGTCTCTGGAATGGGCGCAAATAATagctctcttcctgtcagttggccagctGGCCTCCCCATTTCCTGGCACAGGTGAGCAAATGCTCCcggtgctgcttctgcttctctgaAACATTCCGGTGGGTGTCcggtcagttcctggagccttgtgtttgaCTAATGTGTTCAGCGCAGTATGACGTCTCCTGTCAGCACTGTGGCTCTCGCTCATTTGCtaaacctcctgaaatggtggaacatCACCTACTTCTTTTAGGTGCAGTGactgaattctttccatcttctctagaCGCTTCCTGCATCGTGCAGGATTTTTGCTTATAGCATCTTTCCAAATTACAGTTCAAgacgatttttttttcttgagttcttttcaaGTGTGCCCTACGTAGCTGATTGGTTTTCTGATTCTAGGCCCTCCCTCACACACACAGTTGTAACACTTGGGTGTGTCTTCTCAGGCTGCCTGTTGAACTGTTGTATTCAGCTCCATGGAGAGTTAGAGTCCGTTCTTCCCTGCCCGTattgggccactgtgagttggcatccgctgacttggtggcagtgagttgaaagTTTGGTGTATTTTGGGTTCCATCCGCGTCTCCTCTTGGAACTGGTGCCCAGGCCTTCTTGCCGAGCAGTCTGAGTGCCAGCTCTCTGTCAGCAGGGCTCCCTCGGCACCCCAGACCACCTGCCACCCGCAGGGCGCCAGCACACAGGGACCCTGTCGGGCGGAGTTTTCTGCTGTTCATGGAGCAGGCCGACCGCTGCACCATCCTGTGAAGTGTCTGGTGGTCTTAGCAGCCTGTTgccagcccacagtgccacccaggcttcttcctccagtcctgacagCCCactctcatcccccccccccccgagttccAAGCTTTGTAACAAATGCAGTCCCGTGGGCACGCTCGTGCCCTGCACACAGTGGACACGGGGCTGCCGCCAGCTGCTGCCACCCCTGACCCGGGCTCTTTGCAGGCCTCGGACGGACGGGCGTGGCGTCCGGCACGGCCGGGGAGATCAAGCGGGAGGAGAAGGAAGACGACGAGAACACGTCCGTGGCCGAGAActcggaggaggagaagaaggagcTGAAGCCTCCGCGGCCCCGGACCAGGTGCCAGCCCCCCGCGCCCGGCACGCGTCCGCGCACACACACCCGCCCGGCCCCCGCCACACCCCCGCCTCACGCTCTCCCTCTGGCCCCCCCGGCCCCCTGCCCCGTAGCCCAGAGGAGGACGAGGACGACCTTCTCCCCCCCGAGCAGAAGGCCGAGCGGGAGAAGGAGCGCCGTGTGGCCAATAACGCGCGTGAGCGGCTGCGGGTGCGCGACATCAATGAGGCCTTTAAGGAGCTGGGCCGCATGTGCCAGCTGCACCTCAACAGTGAGAAGCCGCAGACCAAACTGCTGATCCTGCACCAGGCCGTGTCGGTCATCCTCAACCTGGAGCAGCAAGTGCGAGGTCAGTGGGGCCGCCGGCCCTGCGCACCCTCGCTGCCAGCTGCCCCCTAACGCCTTCTCCCCTGCGTGGCCCGTTAACACTTTCTCTCCTGCAGCACTGTTGCTTGGACCGGAGCCGGGGCCCTGGTCCCCGCGCCGCCCCCCTCGCTGTCTCTTCGTCACTCTGGGGTTCACATGTCTTGGGGCATGGGGGGGCGTGCTGTGCCAtgtgtctccccaccccacctctgctctgtctctcatgctcccccccccccccgccccttcctACCTCGCACTTGCTGCCCGAGCCCGGGGACCACCCGGCAGGCTGCGGCCTCGAGCCTCCCCTCCCTCaaagcctggcaccaggacttgggggACGGAAGGAACGGGGCAGCCTGCCTCGGTCTGCACCGGCAGTTTGGTCTGCGCGCTTGTCCGGGTGCTGGCCTGCGGCAGGGGGTGGGCCATGACCCCCAGGAGCAGGCAGGCACAGGAGGGAGGCTTGCTGAGCATGGAGGTGGGAAGCTGAGACAGCAGAATTGTCCCCAGCTGGGAGCCGCCTGGCTGACCAAGCTGGACAGTCTGGCTGCCCAAGGCTGGTGGGCAGGGAGCCAGGGAGCACCAGGAGGAGGCTTGGACAGGGCTGGTCTTGACTCTTCCCACCGCGCTTGGGGGCACTCACCTGGCTCTTGGGCATCTAGGAAGCTAGTCAGGCAGACATGTTTTTGGGGATACTAGGATCTCAGAGATTAGCTGGGGGCTAGTTCTAGAGGTCAGCGGCCAGGcccagctcccctctcccagcGCGGCCTGCTCTGCCGGAGAAGGAAGGGACAGAGAAAGGGGCATTTGTGTGCACTGCACCAGCTAGCAGCAGAGGAGTCCTAGCTTCCCCAGACGCCCCTTGCTGGATCCAAGTCCCTGTGAACAACCATGTAGCTGGCCACACAGCCAGCTGTCGCCACGTTCCCGGGAGCATGCACTGCAGGAACCTATGCACACAAATCGATGCTCAAGCTGTCTTACGTTTGCCAGCACCCTGACACGCTGTGCCCTCTCACCACGTACACCTTCAACCACGCgggcacatgcacatacacacactgccCTCTCACCATGTATACCGTGAACCACGTGGCATACACACACTGCCCCACCACCACGTACACCAGGAACCACATGGGGACACACACACTGCTGCCAACACCGACCATGAACCCGCATTGGTATAACACCAACCTCGTTCCTACATTGACAAATTCGACTTTACTCACACTGATGCTTCACTAACACTGTTGTGTGCCTACATGCCCATACCACTTCAGTGAACCCACGTATACCTACGCTGGTACACCAGCAACACCAACCACACCAACCACGTACCGCTCCTGGTAAACCATTAATGtcatgtgtcattgcatgtgcccaCACTGACACACCACACCAACCAGGTGCCACCAGCATGCCTGCCATGTCCTCTCATGACAGTACGTCCAGTATTGACTGCTaccctatcaccaccaccacctggtaCCTACTTGTATGCCGCTACTATGGTGTACCAACATTGTACACCCCTGCCACCTTGCACCCACACCAGTTCACCACTGCCATGAGCACCCTGTGCCCACACTGGCACACCACCCACACAAGCACCGCGTGTGCCCGCCCTGGACGCACCCGACTAATGGGCCCGGTGCTGTGCACCCAGCAGCGCAGAGGAGGTGCTATCCCTGGAGGAGAAAGACCTGAGGGACCGGGAGAGGCGCATGGCCAATAACGCGCGGGAGCGGGTGCGCGTGCGGGACATTAACGAGGCCTTCCGGGAGCTGGGCCGCATGTGCCAGCTGCACCTCAAGTCGGACAAGGCGCAGACCAAGCTGCTGATCCTGCAGCAGGCCGTGCAGGTCATCTTGGGCCTGGAGCAGCAGGTGCGAGGTACGCTTCTGGTCCCGTCCTCCCCACCCGGCCCACGCTGGGGCGGGACTCGGCATTGCAGATCCCGGCCATCTGCCAGTCAGTCTGCCCTCTGCCCCTGTTCCTCGCGCCCCACTCTCCCCAGCCTGCTCGGGGAGATGGCACGGCAGCCTGCTGTGTGTGCAGGACCCTCTCCCACCGTGCTCTTTCCCTCCTCAGAACGGAACCTGAACCCCAAAGCAGCCTGTCTCAAACGCCGAGAGGAGGAGAAGGTGTCGGGTGTGGTCGGGGACCCCCAGATGGTGCTGTCGGCCACCCACCCTGGCCTGGGGGAGACTCACAACCCCGCCGGGCACATGTGAGGTACGCAGGGGCCCGCCCCGCCACCTTGCCCCCAGTCCCGCAGGCCCAGGTCCCTCACCAGCCTCCCCTGCTGGTCCCGGCCACCACGCCCGAGGACCCTGAGCT
Proteins encoded in this window:
- the TCF3 gene encoding transcription factor E2-alpha isoform X1, which translates into the protein MNQPPRMAPVGTDKELSDLLDFSMMFPLPVANGKGRPTSLAGTQFQSSGLEERPGSGSWGASDQNSSSFDPSRPYSEGTHFSESHGGLTSSTFLGPGLGGKGGERAAYAAFGRETGVGGLSQAAFLPSELSLSSPGPLSPSGVKSSAQFYPSYPGNARRRPADGGSLDSQPKKVRKVPPGLPSSVYPPSSGDDYSRDTAAYPAAKTPSSAYPAPFYMADGSLHPSAELWGPPGQAGFGPMLGGTSSPLPLPPAGGSTSSGGSGPFGGLHQHERMGYPLHGAEGNGGLPPVSSFAAPGATYGNVTSHTPPVSGADSLLGSRGTTAGSSGDALGKALASIYSPDPSSNNFSSSPSTPVGSPQGLTGSSQWPRAGAPGALSPSYDGGLHGLQNKLEDHLDEAIHVLRSHAVGTASDVHGMLPGPGTMAPGFPGPVMPLGGRHASLVGGSHSEDSLAGSAGLLHNHVGLPSQPGALPDLSRPPDSYSGLGRTGVASGTAGEIKREEKEDDENTSVAENSEEEKKELKPPRPRTSPEEDEDDLLPPEQKAEREKERRVANNARERLRVRDINEAFKELGRMCQLHLNSEKPQTKLLILHQAVSVILNLEQQVRERNLNPKAACLKRREEEKVSGVVGDPQMVLSATHPGLGETHNPAGHM
- the TCF3 gene encoding transcription factor E2-alpha isoform X2 produces the protein MNQPPRMAPVGTDKELSDLLDFSMMFPLPVANGKGRPTSLAGTQFQSSGLEERPGSGSWGASDQNSSSFDPSRPYSEGTHFSESHGGLTSSTFLGPGLGGKGGERAAYAAFGRETGVGGLSQAAFLPSELSLSSPGPLSPSGVKSSAQFYPSYPGNARRRPADGGSLDSQPKKVRKVPPGLPSSVYPPSSGDDYSRDTAAYPAAKTPSSAYPAPFYMADGSLHPSAELWGPPGQAGFGPMLGGTSSPLPLPPAGGSTSSGGSGPFGGLHQHERMGYPLHGAEGNGGLPPVSSFAAPGATYGNVTSHTPPVSGADSLLGSRGTTAGSSGDALGKALASIYSPDPSSNNFSSSPSTPVGSPQGLTGSSQWPRAGAPGALSPSYDGGLHGLNKLEDHLDEAIHVLRSHAVGTASDVHGMLPGPGTMAPGFPGPVMPLGGRHASLVGGSHSEDSLAGSAGLLHNHVGLPSQPGALPDLSRPPDSYSGLGRTGVASGTAGEIKREEKEDDENTSVAENSEEEKKELKPPRPRTSPEEDEDDLLPPEQKAEREKERRVANNARERLRVRDINEAFKELGRMCQLHLNSEKPQTKLLILHQAVSVILNLEQQVRERNLNPKAACLKRREEEKVSGVVGDPQMVLSATHPGLGETHNPAGHM
- the TCF3 gene encoding transcription factor E2-alpha isoform X4, with amino-acid sequence MNQPPRMAPVGTDKELSDLLDFSMMFPLPVANGKGRPTSLAGTQFQSSGLEERPGSGSWGASDQNSSSFDPSRPYSEGTHFSESHGGLTSSTFLGPGLGGKGGERAAYAAFGRETGVGGLSQAAFLPSELSLSSPGPLSPSGVKSSAQFYPSYPGNARRRPADGGSLDSQPKKVRKVPPGLPSSVYPPSSGDDYSRDTAAYPAAKTPSSAYPAPFYMADGSLHPSAELWGPPGQAGFGPMLGGTSSPLPLPPAGGSTSSGGSGPFGGLHQHERMGYPLHGAEGNGGLPPVSSFAAPGATYGNVTSHTPPVSGADSLLGSRGTTAGSSGDALGKALASIYSPDPSSNNFSSSPSTPVGSPQGLTGSSQWPRAGAPGALSPSYDGGLHGLQNKLEDHLDEAIHVLRSHAVGTASDVHGMLPGPGTMAPGFPGPVMPLGGRHASLVGGSHSEDSLAGSAGLLHNHVGLPSQPGALPDLSRPPDSYSGLGRTGVASGTAGEIKREEKEDDENTSVAENSEEEKKELKPPRPRTSAEEVLSLEEKDLRDRERRMANNARERVRVRDINEAFRELGRMCQLHLKSDKAQTKLLILQQAVQVILGLEQQVRERNLNPKAACLKRREEEKVSGVVGDPQMVLSATHPGLGETHNPAGHM
- the TCF3 gene encoding transcription factor E2-alpha isoform X3, producing the protein MNQPPRMAPVGTDKELSDLLDFSMMFPLPVANGKGRPTSLAGTQFQSSGLEERPGSGSWGASDQNSSSFDPSRPYSEGTHFSESHGGLTSSTFLGPGLGGKGGERAAYAAFGRETGVGGLSQAAFLPSELSLSSPGPLSPSGVKSSAQFYPSYPGNARRRPADGGSLDSQPKKVRKVPPGLPSSVYPPSSGDDYSRDTAAYPAAKTPSSAYPAPFYMADGSLHPSAELWGPPGQAGFGPMLGGTSSPLPLPPAGGSTSSGGSGPFGGLHQHERMGYPLHGAEGNGGLPPVSSFAAPGATYGNVTSHTPPVSGADSLLGSRGTTAGSSGDALGKALASIYSPDPSSNNFSSSPSTPVGSPQGLTGSSQWPRAGAPGALSPSYDGGLHGLQNKLEDHLDEAIHVLRSHAVGTASDVHGMLPGPGTMAPGFPGPVMPLGGRHASLVGGSHSEDSLAGSAGLLHNHVGLPSQPGALPDLSRPPDSYSGLGRTGVASGTAGEIKREEKEDDENTSVAENSEEEKKELKPPRPRTSSAEEVLSLEEKDLRDRERRMANNARERVRVRDINEAFRELGRMCQLHLKSDKAQTKLLILQQAVQVILGLEQQVRERNLNPKAACLKRREEEKVSGVVGDPQMVLSATHPGLGETHNPAGHM